GTTGTTGAAGACCACCGCGGTCACCGGAATGTTCTCGCGCACACAGGTCATCACCTCGGTGAGGCTCATGCCCCAAGCACCGTCTCCCACATACGCAACACACGGACGCTCCGGAGCAGCGACCTTCGCACCCATGGCGGTGGGAAAGGCGTATCCGCAATTGCCGAAACTCATCGCGGCCAGGAAGCTATTGGGACGTTCAAAACGCAGATAGCTATTGGATACCGAGCAGATATTGCCGATGTCGGTGGCCACGATGGCGTCTGCAGGCATCGCCTTTTCGAGTTCGCGCAGACAGCGCCGGGGCGGGATCGGAGATCCGTCTCCGGAAGACATCTGATCGAGTTCCTTTTCCCAGCTCTGCTTCTGAGCTTCGACTTCCTTGCGCCGGGCCTCCGCACCGTCGAGCACAGGAGCCTTGCGGTCGGGGGAAGTCAGACGAAGGAGCAGATCGGCAGCCGCAGCCCTGGCATCGCCACAGATTCCCACCTCGAAGGGGCGAACGAGACCCAGCGATCGCGGATCGCTATCGACCTGGATGATCTTCGCGTTCTGCGGCCAGTACTCCATGCCGTACTGGGGCAGAGTTCCGAAGGGGCCGAGCCGGGAACCGAGCGCCAGAACCACATCCGCCTTCTCGACGATACGCATGGCAGCTTTCGAACCCTGGTAACCGATCGGGCCGCACAGGAGCGGATGGCTGGCGGGAAACGCGTCGTTGTGGAGATAGCTCGTGATCACCGGAGCCGAGAGGAATTCGGCAAGGGCCACCGCTTCCGCACACCCCCCGGACATGACCACGCCACCTCCCGCCAGCAAGACCGGGAACTTCGCGTTCGCGAGAAGTTCGGCAGCGGCCTCGAGACTCTCGGCACCACCGGCGGAACGCTCGATGGGCTTGGGTGTCTGAATCTCTGAGTCGAATTCCCCGTAGAAGTGATCGCGGGGGATATTGACCTGCGTCGGCCCCCGCTCGAGCTGCGCAATCGAAAACGCGCGATGAGTGAGTTCCGCGATCCGCTCGGGCCGACTCACGTGCGCCTGATACTTGGTGATCTTGGAGAAGATCGGCATCTGGTCGGTTTCCTGGAAACCGCCCAGTCCCATGCCCATGCTGCCGGTCTCGGGCGTGATCGCAACCACCGGGGAATGGGCCCAGTAGGCCGCCGCGATGGCGGTCACGAAGTTG
This genomic window from bacterium contains:
- the xsc gene encoding sulfoacetaldehyde acetyltransferase codes for the protein MPRISASEAFVETLVAHGVKDVFGIVGSAYMDALDLFPGAGIRFISVAHEQNAAHMADGYSRVSDRHGVCIGQNGPGITNFVTAIAAAYWAHSPVVAITPETGSMGMGLGGFQETDQMPIFSKITKYQAHVSRPERIAELTHRAFSIAQLERGPTQVNIPRDHFYGEFDSEIQTPKPIERSAGGAESLEAAAELLANAKFPVLLAGGGVVMSGGCAEAVALAEFLSAPVITSYLHNDAFPASHPLLCGPIGYQGSKAAMRIVEKADVVLALGSRLGPFGTLPQYGMEYWPQNAKIIQVDSDPRSLGLVRPFEVGICGDARAAAADLLLRLTSPDRKAPVLDGAEARRKEVEAQKQSWEKELDQMSSGDGSPIPPRRCLRELEKAMPADAIVATDIGNICSVSNSYLRFERPNSFLAAMSFGNCGYAFPTAMGAKVAAPERPCVAYVGDGAWGMSLTEVMTCVRENIPVTAVVFNNGQWGAEKRNQIDFYDDRYLGVNLENPSFAEIARAMGAQGVRVDSPDQIGDALREATSSDRATVLEIMVTQELGDPFRRDALKQPKRLLEKYKDFGAKK